Proteins encoded by one window of Heliangelus exortis chromosome 5, bHelExo1.hap1, whole genome shotgun sequence:
- the CD82 gene encoding CD82 antigen codes for MGSGCLKVTKYFLFLFNLLFLILGAVILGFGIWILADKSSFIAVLQMSSPSLKTGAYVLIGVGALTMLMGFLGCLGAVNEIRCLLGLYFTCLMVILITQVAAGLVIYFQKERLKEELSRIVGKLIQNYDPLNDDERNLQDAWDYVQTQIACCGWTGAKDWENNEILINQNMTAYPCSCSNSSKDLQVDSGFCNLDVLVNSTATSADWPVHEQGCMDGVEKWLKDNLGVILGVCTGVGVIELLGMILSISLCKNIHSEDYTKVPKS; via the exons ATGGGGTCTGGCTGCCTAAAAGTCACCAAAtacttcctcttcctcttcaatCTCCTCTTCCTT ATCCTGGGTGCTGTGATCCTGGGTTTTGGGATCTGGATCCTGGCTGACAAAAGCAGTTTCATTGCTGTTCTAC AGATGTcgtctccttctctgaagactgGTGCCTATGTCCTCATTGGTGTTGGGGCTCTCACCATGCTGATGGGCTTCCTGGGCTGTCTTGGAGCAGTCAATGAAATCCGCTGCCTCTTGGGTCTG TATTTCACCTGCCTGATGGTAATCCTCATAACTCAGGTTGCTGCTGGACTGGTCATCTACTTCCAGAAAGAAAGG cTGAAAGAAGAGCTGTCCCGCATAGTTGGAAAGCTGATTCAAAATTATGACCCTTTGAATGATGATGAGAGGAACCTGCAAGATGCATGGGACTATGTGCAGACACAG ATTGCTTGCTGTGGCTGGACTGGAGCAAAGGACTGGGAAAATAATGAGATTCTTATCAACCAAAACATGACTGcctatccctgctcctgctccaatAGCTCCAAGGACTTGCAGGTGGATAGTGGTTTCTGTAATCTGGATGTCCTTGTCAACAGCACTGCAACCTCTGCTGACTGGCCTGTCCACGAGCAG GGATGCATGGATGGTGTGGAGAAGTGGTTAAAGGATAACCTGGGTGTCATTCTTGGGGTCTGCACTGGTGTTGGTGTTATAGAG ctgctggggatgATCCTGTCCATTTCTCTCTGCAAGAACATACACAGTGAAGACTACACCAAAGTGCCCAAGTCTTGA